ACTCAGCAGCGGCGCTGACCGAATTGGCGAGCCGTCTTGAACCTCTCTGTGAACATCTGGCGGACTTTGGTGCCTACCCCAGCTCTGAACTCAATTGATCAGAACTGAGCCGGAATACCCCGAACTGCATCATCCCGCGCGCAAAAGCCCAGCGCATCAGCATCAGGGTCGGTGTTTCGCGCAATCCCTGAAGCACGGCGGATGGTCCGAGTCTGAGCACCGCCGCCGGTCGGCGTAGACCTTCATAGATGGAATCGTTCCAGGATGGCAGCGTGGCTTCCGTCCAGTCGCTGGTGTCGATCAGGCCGCGACGTTGATCACTGCACTCCAGGTTGTGCTGGAACCCGGGGATGCTGGCAAATTCAGGATGGGCCCATTGGGTCAGCAACTGATGCATGACCCACCGTTCCCGTGCATCAAGGGCACCGTCGCGGGGGTCGCGGCGATTCCAGTCGGCGACCGCCAGCGCCCCTCCGGGCCTGAGCACTCTCAGCAACTCATCGGCGAACCGCTGTTTGTCTGGCATGTGAGGACCGGCTTCAACACTCCACACGCCATCGAATTCACCATCGGCGAGGTTCAGGTCCAGCGCATCCATCACGGCGAAGCGGCAGGACAGCCCCTCCGGTGTCAATTCAGTTGCACGTCGAATTTGGGCCGGGCTGATGCTGATGCCGAGGACGTCAAAGCCGTAATCGCGAGCCAGGATTCTGGCGCTGCCGCCGATGCCACAGCCCACGTCCACCACCTTGGAACCCGGTGGCAGCCGATCCAATCCACTCCAGTGCACGAGTTCATGCACGAAATCAGCCTTGGCTCGCCTGAAATCGCGATGCCTCGGGGGATTGCCGTAATGCCCGAGATGGACATGCTCACCCCAGAGGGTTTCCAGCAATCGATCGTCGGTCCAGGCGTCGTAGGCGGAGGCCACGCTTTCGCTG
This region of Synechococcus sp. NOUM97013 genomic DNA includes:
- a CDS encoding methyltransferase domain-containing protein — encoded protein: MSFPTFLAPTAVGIAAAAGIYALWTRRNRAYHSSESVASAYDAWTDDRLLETLWGEHVHLGHYGNPPRHRDFRRAKADFVHELVHWSGLDRLPPGSKVVDVGCGIGGSARILARDYGFDVLGISISPAQIRRATELTPEGLSCRFAVMDALDLNLADGEFDGVWSVEAGPHMPDKQRFADELLRVLRPGGALAVADWNRRDPRDGALDARERWVMHQLLTQWAHPEFASIPGFQHNLECSDQRRGLIDTSDWTEATLPSWNDSIYEGLRRPAAVLRLGPSAVLQGLRETPTLMLMRWAFARGMMQFGVFRLSSDQLSSELG